In Zygosaccharomyces rouxii strain CBS732 chromosome A complete sequence, the genomic window CTGCAAATGCTGTAAATACTGCAAATGTTGCTGCAACAATGACACCAAATCTTTCACATCCATCGTCTCTGCCACCGATTAGAGGACGTAGAGCTTCTTATAGTGCACAATCTGGGAATTATGTGGCGCCTGCTCAGAATGAACAATGGCATAAAGCTGATAGGGTCAAGTTTTCAACACCCGAGTTATTGCCAATTAATATGatggatgatgatttatcaaataatgcgacaaaatcaaataattttgacggtattggtgatgatggtaattgtaatggtaatggtttTATGGAAAGTATCGCACCTTTAGAACTAAACGCGCCCTGGGAATTTAACATGTTAGACTCTAATGATTGGATTTATGAATACAATAATCAAAATGTGACAACTTCCGGATCCGCAACGGCGGCGGGTGGGCCCACCCCTGGTGATTCTCCAAATAGTTCAAGTGTAGATCCTAGCAATTCTAGTATTCGCCTTGGAAATTTTCCGCAAAGTTCTGGTGAACTACGCCGTGAGACTATTGATAACAgttattttgaaaataacaAATCGAGAAAATTATCTTGGGCCATTAATGAAGAGGATGGTAGATTGCAAGTGAAATCTCTATTCATGAATCGAAATAATAGTGCACCTCTACCAAGACCAATCCGTAATGTGACAAAGAATATTGGTTCACCAAGTAGGTCATCGATAAGCGGTAGTGGAGCTTTAGGGGTACGTGATTCTTTAACCGGATCAACTGCTTCTGCAACAACACAAACAACGACTGCAACGACcgcagcaacaacaacaacaacaacaactgcAGAAACAGAAGATGATTGGCTCCCTATGGCTAATCATACTGATAGCGTTTCATCATCAGTGGCGCCTTTGCATACGATTGATGGGAACTCAAACACGGGCGCCTTGCTGGAACAGTTCAATCGTTTAGAATTCAATGATAATGGTATGGGAGATTTGTCAGAGTTCACAAAGGATGTACAAACGATATTCGGTCATTATATTCAGGATGAACAATCTGATGTTTACAATATTCCTCATCAATTTCCTTTATCATCTagtaatgatgaaaatttaacGGATCCTACGATGGGATCAACAAATCAAACTTCAACGAGTGCTAATGATAATTATACTTTTTATGGTTTGGACTACTTGACACTTTCCAATATTTCGAGAGCATCACCTCCAAATAATCTCAAttctgaagatttaccatcGTCTAAATTGTTCACACATGAATTACGTCAAATTTGTCTACATTCTTTGAGATATTATAGTAATCATTGCAATGGTGTTTTAGGTTCAGATCCAGTTTTCATCTCTAAGGATCTCATTCTACCTAGTTGCAGTGAATTAAATGGATATTCGTCGTATTTTCAGAAATATTTTAACCCGCATACGGCTTTTATTCATCCtgattttttccaattagatttaccatctttgatgaattataTCAATGAAGGTGATAcgaatgatgaagaagattcacAGTATCTACAATATTCAAACATTGCGTGTTTACCCCTCTTTGTGGCTACCGTTGGATCCATTTATAAATCAGGTTGTAACTCGAGAACTATGGAACTTTACGAGATTAGCCGCCGTGTTCTTCATGTGTACTTGGAGAGACGTAAACAACAACAGAGACAACAATCTGCTGGTGAAACCCCGATGGAGGGAGTACGTTATGAAAATCGTCAACGAATTTGGTTGATacaatctttgattttaagCATCACCTTTGCACTATTTGCagattatttggaaagaatgGACTCTGGAATGATTAAACGTCAAGTGAGTGCTATTTGCTCCATCATCAAGggtaatttcttgaaaattATCTCTATCGATTGtcatgaatttttttccagCTACAAAGATTTAACCTTCGATAATCCCTGTGATTatgttttctttgaatccAAAATCAGATGTACATTAATggtttacaaaatttgccaatttctcaaaattttctatCGAGTTGGATCTAAGCTTTTCCTCAATGAAAAGGACTTGGATCCTGTTTGTATtcctgatgatgaatctaCTTGGCTGAATAGTTCGTTATTGGTCCCCAGCAAGTCCacgaagaaaaaatataCTGTAGacttccaaaaattttatcacAGTTTCACTTTCAACAATACTGGTATGCATTCAATTCCCGAATGCTTGACCACGGCTATGTTGTACTATGAattcaatgaaattaatttttcCCCATTCCATGTATTTTTAACAAGAATCGATaccaaaaaattggaacTCAATCAGACACAGCTTTCACAGATAGATTCAGATCCAAATATCGTTACAGCTCATGATATTTTAAATTCTGATAGTATCACTTTGAGGAATTGTCTAATGTCAATGGTTTTTCTCACTAAGATTGACGTTACATTCGGTTCTAAAATCTGGAACGGTAAATTAAGGGAACTGTTTACTTCATTTTTGGATCCATCATCCATTAACATTTTAACAAAAGGTTCTTATAGTCTCTTAACAGATTTCCTAGTGgcattgaatttttccattaaAAATGTGTCCCATTTCCTTACTCTTAACGAAAATGGTACTGCTATCGAATTGGATAAGACAAACATGTCTCTGTTCAACTGTCAAGGTTTTTACTGTaattttctcattttgattaaattcatcctcGATTTCGAATGCACTCCAAATTTTAAGTTACTGTGCATCTTCACAGAGCTAAAGAAATTAGCAAATAATCTATTGATCCCCAAGTATTCTAACCTGTATCCAATGGAATTTGCTAAATTTCAAGATGTTTCATTGACCAATACTTATTTGCAGCACCATCCAAAATCGGATGCATCAGCCAAGTTTTCCACAATCAATGCTcataaattggaaaagttgATTAATAACGTTTTGGTACATGCATTTAATGATGCATCTTTCCTTAACATGTCTGAGCAACCTACCAACGAATTCCTATTCAATAATAACCATCCGACTTATTACCCCTATgcatcaccaacaactaCAGCCTTTAActatgaagaaattcaattcaaaagtccttcttctccaacttctaatgataatgatttCTTACCTTCTAAATCATCAGTTGATCTACTTCGTTATCAAAATAACAACAGCGACAACAACGCGAACGATAATGTCGGCGGGAGTGTTAACTCAAACAACGATGAAGGTAATCTTTCCAAACAAGGATTTGCAGAAAGGTATCAACTCTCGGATAAATATATTGTCATTGCCAAATGTTTTTTCACCCACATTAGAGAAATATATGCCCATTGTCACATctttaaaaaaatgattGCAGATTTCCAACAATTAGAGGATTGTATTGATGAGAAAAGACGAAAATCAAATATGTTTAAAATGAGTCGAGAAGATGGTTCCAACGCTACTAT contains:
- the ADR1 gene encoding DNA-binding transcription factor ADR1 (similar to uniprot|P07248 Saccharomyces cerevisiae YDR216W ADR1 Positive transcriptional regulator controls the expression of ADH2 peroxisomal protein genes and genes required for ethanol glycerol and fatty acid utilization), producing MEMNELIDRSSDEKEITTTIASSATSVTGEDLTLSDQKPISNNNNNNNNNNTENHSMNSRVNKQFNRLPENLRLNGRTPSGKPRLFVCQVCTRAFARQEHLTRHERSHTKEKPYCCGICNRKFSRRDLLLRHAHKIHGGNYGDTIIKQNNVKENSNNRVSKGRRSGSVTAANAANAVNTANVAATMTPNLSHPSSLPPIRGRRASYSAQSGNYVAPAQNEQWHKADRVKFSTPELLPINMMDDDLSNNATKSNNFDGIGDDGNCNGNGFMESIAPLELNAPWEFNMLDSNDWIYEYNNQNVTTSGSATAAGGPTPGDSPNSSSVDPSNSSIRLGNFPQSSGELRRETIDNSYFENNKSRKLSWAINEEDGRLQVKSLFMNRNNSAPLPRPIRNVTKNIGSPSRSSISGSGALGVRDSLTGSTASATTQTTTATTAATTTTTTTAETEDDWLPMANHTDSVSSSVAPLHTIDGNSNTGALLEQFNRLEFNDNGMGDLSEFTKDVQTIFGHYIQDEQSDVYNIPHQFPLSSSNDENLTDPTMGSTNQTSTSANDNYTFYGLDYLTLSNISRASPPNNLNSEDLPSSKLFTHELRQICLHSLRYYSNHCNGVLGSDPVFISKDLILPSCSELNGYSSYFQKYFNPHTAFIHPDFFQLDLPSLMNYINEGDTNDEEDSQYLQYSNIACLPLFVATVGSIYKSGCNSRTMELYEISRRVLHVYLERRKQQQRQQSAGETPMEGVRYENRQRIWLIQSLILSITFALFADYLERMDSGMIKRQVSAICSIIKGNFLKIISIDCHEFFSSYKDLTFDNPCDYVFFESKIRCTLMVYKICQFLKIFYRVGSKLFLNEKDLDPVCIPDDESTWLNSSLLVPSKSTKKKYTVDFQKFYHSFTFNNTGMHSIPECLTTAMLYYEFNEINFSPFHVFLTRIDTKKLELNQTQLSQIDSDPNIVTAHDILNSDSITLRNCLMSMVFLTKIDVTFGSKIWNGKLRELFTSFLDPSSINILTKGSYSLLTDFLVALNFSIKNVSHFLTLNENGTAIELDKTNMSLFNCQGFYCNFLILIKFILDFECTPNFKLLCIFTELKKLANNLLIPKYSNLYPMEFAKFQDVSLTNTYLQHHPKSDASAKFSTINAHKLEKLINNVLVHAFNDASFLNMSEQPTNEFLFNNNHPTYYPYASPTTTAFNYEEIQFKSPSSPTSNDNDFLPSKSSVDLLRYQNNNSDNNANDNVGGSVNSNNDEGNLSKQGFAERYQLSDKYIVIAKCFFTHIREIYAHCHIFKKMIADFQQLEDCIDEKRRKSNMFKMSREDGSNATMAKNASSNSTVTMTKNHSSGDLINKFLQTQV